In a genomic window of Sus scrofa isolate TJ Tabasco breed Duroc chromosome 4, Sscrofa11.1, whole genome shotgun sequence:
- the HHLA1 gene encoding HERV-H LTR-associating protein 1 has product MAVRLLKALVEDGCHDDCKDVGNAPVSVYTPLTFLRPVLSRAVVDEADRRLLKFFEVIYPACETVFRGHGANRPRVKARAAPHKVKDLGQVVCHLSLGGVKVFLGLSGFLDSYTIKMIIASTGLLDLLQLYHVGNSGYSASTWLVTQLLSSKCLLVCFQVAQSIPSMQGCLLLSPPVKLCLGLTCILSLCHTVSAFQREAKKDNVMAFLSTSVSGLREEKRRENRITYLDTTELPARSVDLSALNLTELVNGMLSRALKDSKKFFSLLSITSYSSFAFHKFSVAIYNISNLKTVDPAKFPTRYCYCLNNRTNDLSDFTALLVDIIGNSTSYLTEIFKSTSILSVSQTNASDCIFICVMTGKSGRNLSDLWEMAEKSPVINYTYTSSMSGVLGAATGGMALTSQLTPTSQQTLPWTSPPRGAQSTGVSALRTSPGTEATLSSEREQTVNTNPLPELDTRATVRAATSLDSASPPLPASATRMVAGTTWATAHRPSWASTQERIPGGPPWETPSFPPTSPAEAEEAVNTRSLSRLPAGTVTSPSSPAQTGLTSGDIGEVSCLTHSIAPWNRSINGDAYNPVLLPLQWEHHHQRLETHWEGGWTQSVPGGRSKGDADPELPPELGLLSTLICLLAPLPGRPDPLAPCCAASGPEMRSLLQPPPPGIMRLPASPRSLHLTQEGSAKKKKEKRKEKKEGKKGKKEGTQAYLSLLIPGSSTASTQTPSPTKAPAPKYPQTGSLSAEWPLTPGEDPALAPGSHQVSRCPAPLLGEGTVTATPLPLAIRKLNPCLMELCRFFQQCLCMSQSRDPRMETARYCLDNYSWFLRNATYICQRARRVFHSHTLKQKCLENICKSI; this is encoded by the exons TGTTTCGGGGCCATGGGGCCAACCGCCCGAGGGTGAAGGCCAGGGCTGCCCCTCACAAGGTCAAGGATCTTGGGCAAGTTGTCTGCCATCTCTCACTAGGAGGAGTGAAAGTGTTTCTGGGCCTCTCTGGATTCTTGGACAGCTATACCATAAAAATGATTATTGCTTCCACAGGACTCTTAG ATCTCCTGCAGTTATACCACGTGGGGAATTCTG GATATTCTGCATCGACGTGGTTAGTCACCCAGCTGCTTTCCTCCAAGTGCTTGCTTGTTTGCTTCCAGGTGGCCCAGAGCATCCCCAGCATGCAAGGCTGCCTGCTACTCAGTCCTCCGGTGAAGCTCTGCCTGGGCCTCACATGCATCCTGTCCCTTTGCCACACAG TGTCTGCCTTTCAAAGAGAAGCCAAGAAGGACAATGTCATGGCGTTCCTCTCCACATCAG TGTCTGgcctcagagaagagaaaaggcgAGAAAACAGGATCACTTATCTGGATACCACGG AGCTGCCTGCAAGGTCGGTTGATTTGTCTGCACTTAACCTGACCGAGCTGGTCAACGGGATGCTGAGTCGAGCTTTAAAAG ACAGCAAGAAGTTCTTCTCTTTGCTGAGTATTACTTCCTACAGCTCCTTCGCCTTCCACAAGTTTTCTGTGGCCATTTACAACA TTTCTAACCTGAAGACTGTGGATCCAGCCAAATTCCCCACGCGGTACTGCTATTGCTTGAACAATCGGACCAACGATTTATCAG ATTTCACTGCCCTACTGGTGGACATCATTGGAAATTCCACCAGCTACCTCACAGAGATTTTCAAGTCAACTTCCATCCTCTCAG TGAGTCAAACAAATGCATCTGACTGCATCTTCATCTGTGTGATGACAGGAAAGTCAG GAAGGAATCTTTCTGACCTCTGGGAGATGGCGGAAAAATCTCCTGTTATCAATTACACATATACCAGCAGCATGTCTGGTGTTCTGGGTG CAGCTACCGGGGGGATGGCCCTGACCTCACAGCTCACACCCACAAGCCAGCAGACACTGCCATGGACAAGCCCCCCTAGAGGAGCCCAGAGCACTGGAGTGTCTGCTCTCAGAACCTCTCCTGGGACAGAAGCCACTCTGTCTTCAGAGAGAGAGCAGACTGTGAACACAAACCCACTTCCTGAGCTTGACACCAGAGCCACGGTCAGAGCCGCCACCAGTCTGGACAGCGcctctccccccctcccagcATCAG CTACCAGGATGGTGGCCGGAACTACATGGGCGACAGCCCACAGGCCGTCATGGGCTTCCACCCAGGAGAGAATTCCTGGGGGGCCTCCCTGGGAAACGCCTTCCTTCCCGCCGACGTCTCCTGCAGAGGCCGAGGAGGCGGTGAACACAAGGAGCCTCTCCCGGCTTCCTGCTGGGACAGTGACCTctcccagcagcccagcccagACCGGCCTGACCTCAG GTGACATTGGTGAGGTGTCCTGCTTAACACATAGCATAGCACCTTGGAACCGCTCCATCAACGGCGATGCCTACAACCCCGTCCTGCTGCCCCTGCAATGGGAGCATCACCACCAGCGTCTGGAGACACACTGGGAAGG GGGCTGGACACAGTCAGTGCCCGGAGGAAGATCCAAAGGGGATGCTGACCCGGAGTTGCCCCCGGAGTTGGGCCTTCTGTCCACACTCATCTGTTT GCTcgcccctctgcctggaaggcccGACCCCCTCGCCCCCTGCTGTGCTGCTTCTGGCCCAGAGATGAGgtccctgctccagcccccaccccctgggaTCATGCGGCTCCCAGCCTCACCCCGTTCCTTGCACTTGACCCAAGA GGGttccgccaaaaaaaaaaaagaaaaaagaaaagaaaagaaagaagggaagaaaggaaagaaggaaggaactcaAGCTTACCTCTCTCTTCTCATCCCAGGCTCATCCACCGCCAGCACACAGACGCCGAGTCCTACCAAGGCGCCGGCTCCCAAATACCCACAGACAGGTA GTCTCTCTGCGGAGTGGCCCTTGACCCCCGGAGAagacccagccctggccccaggaTCCCACCAAGTTTCAA GGTGTCCTGCACCGCTCCTCGGAGAGGGGACCGTCACAGCTACCCCTCTCCCACTGGCCATCCGGAAGCTCAACCCTTGCCTGATGGAGCTGTGCCGCTTTTTCCAGCAATGCCTCTGCATGAGCCAGAGCAGAGACCCCAGGATGGAAACTGCGAG ATATTGTCTTGACAATTATTCCTGGTTTCTGAGGAATGCAACCTACATCTGTCAGAGAGCGAGACGGGTGTTCCACTCACACA CCTTGAAACAAAAATGCCTCGAGAATATTTGCAAGTCTATCTGA